The following coding sequences lie in one Oscillatoria sp. FACHB-1406 genomic window:
- a CDS encoding carotenoid oxygenase family protein has protein sequence MQNLAPSPTKSYTLADWRQGYESITRESAYWVDEIEGEIPPELCGTLFRNGPGLFEIGGVPIKHPFDGDGMVCAIAFQDGRAHFRNRFVRTEAFLAEQKAGKMLYRGVFGTQKPGGWLKNAFDLRLKNIANTNVIHWGGKLLALWEAAQPYRLNPDTLETEGLDDLDGLLKPGDSFSAHPRVDPACEMDRGAPCLVNFAIKTGLSSTISLYEIDPSGQLLRQQQRVIPGFAFVHDFAITPHYCIFFQNPVAFNPIPFLLGLRGAGECLNFQSDKPTRIIIVPRTSPSEPIKVLEAKAGFIFHHANAFELEGNRICIDSIAYASLSQVDPELSYKEVNFDALAPGQLWRFTLDLEAETVDRELIDARCCEFPTLNPACVGRNARYLYIGTGHHPTDNAPLQGVLKLDLATRERQLWSAAPRGFVSEPIFVPKPEAGAEDDGWLLVPVIDASAQRSDLVILEAGNLSEIARLHLRDRIPYGLHGSWSSECFLA, from the coding sequence ATGCAAAATTTAGCGCCCTCTCCCACTAAATCCTATACCCTTGCCGATTGGCGGCAAGGATACGAATCCATCACTCGAGAATCTGCCTATTGGGTAGACGAGATTGAAGGCGAAATTCCGCCCGAACTGTGCGGTACGCTATTTCGTAACGGCCCCGGCTTGTTTGAGATTGGTGGAGTTCCCATCAAACATCCTTTTGACGGCGATGGTATGGTGTGCGCGATCGCGTTTCAGGACGGACGCGCCCACTTTCGCAACCGTTTCGTGCGTACCGAAGCCTTTCTCGCCGAACAGAAAGCCGGAAAAATGCTCTATCGCGGCGTATTTGGCACCCAAAAACCGGGCGGCTGGCTGAAAAATGCCTTCGACTTGCGGCTAAAAAACATCGCCAACACCAACGTCATTCACTGGGGCGGCAAACTGCTTGCCCTCTGGGAAGCGGCGCAACCCTATCGCCTCAATCCCGACACCCTCGAAACGGAAGGATTAGACGACTTAGACGGACTCCTGAAACCGGGCGATTCCTTTTCCGCCCATCCGCGCGTCGATCCGGCTTGCGAAATGGATCGTGGCGCGCCCTGTTTGGTGAATTTTGCCATTAAAACCGGGCTATCCAGCACGATTTCGCTTTATGAAATCGATCCCAGCGGACAACTCCTGCGACAGCAGCAGCGCGTCATTCCCGGATTTGCGTTCGTCCACGACTTTGCGATTACTCCCCACTACTGCATTTTCTTCCAAAATCCCGTTGCCTTTAATCCGATTCCTTTCCTGTTAGGGCTACGGGGTGCGGGCGAATGTTTGAATTTTCAGTCCGACAAACCGACTCGTATCATCATCGTTCCTCGTACCTCGCCCAGCGAACCGATAAAAGTCCTAGAAGCAAAAGCGGGTTTTATTTTCCACCACGCCAACGCCTTTGAACTCGAAGGGAATCGCATTTGTATCGATTCGATTGCCTATGCGAGTTTGTCGCAAGTCGATCCGGAACTGAGTTACAAAGAGGTGAATTTTGATGCACTCGCTCCCGGGCAGTTGTGGCGTTTCACGCTGGATTTAGAGGCAGAAACCGTCGATCGCGAGTTGATTGATGCTCGTTGCTGCGAATTTCCCACCCTTAACCCGGCTTGCGTCGGACGCAACGCCCGCTACCTTTATATCGGGACGGGCCATCATCCCACAGACAATGCACCCTTGCAAGGCGTTCTCAAGTTGGATTTAGCAACAAGAGAACGGCAGTTATGGAGTGCTGCGCCTCGGGGGTTTGTTAGCGAACCGATTTTCGTACCGAAACCCGAAGCTGGCGCTGAAGATGACGGTTGGCTTTTAGTCCCTGTTATCGATGCGAGCGCGCAACGTTCGGATCTGGTAATTCTGGAGGCGGGCAACCTCTCGGAAATCGCCCGCTTGCATTTGAGAGATCGCATTCCTTATGGGTTGCATGGGAGTTGGAGTTCGGAATGTTTTCTAGCGTAG